The following proteins are encoded in a genomic region of Saccharopolyspora antimicrobica:
- a CDS encoding adenine phosphoribosyltransferase, translating to MTEQVAVQVTDESDLDLRRAAALIREVPDFPEPGVLFRDISPMLADGAGLRAVVSALGRDCQFDVVAGVEARGFLVGAAVAQAFGTGVIGLRKPGKLPVVADRVDYELEYGRATLELPADTLRSGQRVLIVDDVLATGGTLGAACRLVRQAGAEVAAAAVVLELTALEGRDKLMGEEVRALLQA from the coding sequence ATGACCGAGCAGGTGGCGGTCCAGGTCACCGACGAGTCCGACCTGGACCTGCGGCGCGCAGCCGCGCTGATCCGCGAGGTGCCCGACTTCCCGGAGCCGGGCGTGCTGTTCCGCGACATCAGCCCGATGCTGGCCGACGGCGCCGGGCTGCGGGCCGTGGTCTCGGCGCTGGGCCGGGACTGCCAGTTCGACGTGGTCGCCGGGGTGGAGGCGCGCGGGTTCCTGGTGGGCGCGGCGGTCGCGCAGGCCTTCGGCACCGGCGTGATTGGGCTGCGCAAGCCCGGCAAGCTGCCGGTCGTCGCCGATCGCGTGGACTACGAGCTGGAGTACGGCCGGGCCACCCTGGAACTGCCCGCGGACACGCTCCGGTCGGGGCAGCGCGTGCTGATCGTGGACGACGTGCTCGCCACCGGCGGCACGCTCGGCGCGGCCTGCCGGCTGGTGCGGCAGGCAGGCGCGGAGGTCGCGGCCGCGGCGGTGGTGCTGGAGCTCACCGCGCTGGAGGGTCGCGACAAGCTCATGGGTGAGGAAGTCCGGGCGCTGCTCCAGGCCTGA
- a CDS encoding RelA/SpoT family protein — MSQHVDSPASAAEPVAEPRPASATRRVRARLARKITAQRAAQVKQVLEPLATVHRELHPQADLALLQRAYDVAEAKHRTQKRKSGDPYITHPLAVATILAELGMDTTTLVAGLLHDTVEDTDYSLDKLAADFGDEVAHLVDGVTKLDKVKLGAAAEAETIRKMIIAMARDPRVLVIKLSDRLHNMRTMRFLPPEKQARKARETLEVLAPLAHRLGMATIKWELEDLAFAILQPKKYDEIVRLVANRAPSRDTYLRTVIDELSHQLDTARLAAKVEGRPKHYYSIHQKMIVRGRDFDDIHDLVGVRILVDEVRDCYAAMGVVHALWQPMPGRFKDYIAQPRFGVYQSLHTTVIGPEGKPLEVQIRTHEMHRTAEYGIAAHWRYKEAKGRNGSGGQAAVEVDEMAWMRQLLDWQREAADPGEFLESLRYDLATREIFVFTPKGDVITLPSGSTPVDFAYAVHTEVGHRCIGARVNGRLVALERKLENGEVVEIFTSKAEGSGPSRDWLSFVASPRAKAKIKQWFAKERREEAIESGKELIAKEIRRLGLPVQRLVSAETLGAVARELHYVDVTALYAAVGEKQLSAQHLVQRLVQFIGGPEQAADEIAERSTPSTLRGKRRSSGDSGVVVKDAGDVWAKLARCCTPVPGDEILGFVTRGGWVSVHRTDCTNADDLRRTPERLVDVYWAPSASSVFLVAIQVEALDRHRLLSDVTKVLADERVNILSASVTTSKDRVAVSRFSFEMGDPKHLGHVLKAVRNIEGVYDVYRVTSAA, encoded by the coding sequence GTGAGCCAACACGTCGATTCTCCTGCGTCGGCAGCCGAGCCGGTTGCCGAGCCGCGACCGGCGTCGGCCACCCGCCGCGTCCGCGCCAGGCTGGCGCGGAAGATCACCGCGCAGCGCGCCGCCCAGGTCAAGCAGGTGCTGGAACCGCTGGCCACCGTGCACCGCGAGCTGCACCCGCAGGCCGACCTCGCGCTGCTGCAGCGGGCCTACGACGTGGCCGAGGCCAAGCACCGCACCCAGAAGCGCAAGTCCGGCGACCCGTACATCACCCACCCGCTGGCGGTCGCCACCATCCTCGCCGAGCTGGGCATGGACACCACCACGCTGGTGGCGGGCCTGCTGCACGACACCGTCGAGGACACCGACTACTCGCTGGACAAGCTCGCCGCCGACTTCGGCGACGAGGTGGCGCACCTGGTCGACGGCGTCACCAAGCTGGACAAGGTCAAGCTGGGCGCGGCGGCGGAGGCCGAGACCATCCGCAAGATGATCATCGCGATGGCCCGCGACCCGCGGGTGCTGGTGATCAAGCTGTCCGACCGCCTGCACAACATGCGCACCATGCGCTTCCTGCCGCCGGAGAAGCAGGCCCGCAAGGCCCGCGAGACCCTCGAGGTGCTGGCCCCGCTGGCGCACCGGCTGGGCATGGCGACGATCAAGTGGGAGCTGGAGGACCTGGCCTTCGCCATCCTGCAGCCGAAGAAGTACGACGAGATCGTGCGCCTGGTCGCCAACCGCGCGCCCTCCCGCGACACCTACCTGCGCACCGTGATCGACGAGCTGTCGCACCAGCTCGACACCGCCCGGCTGGCCGCGAAGGTCGAGGGCCGCCCGAAGCACTACTACTCGATCCACCAGAAGATGATCGTGCGCGGCCGTGACTTCGACGACATCCACGACCTGGTGGGCGTGCGGATACTGGTCGACGAGGTCCGCGACTGCTACGCGGCGATGGGCGTGGTGCACGCGCTGTGGCAGCCGATGCCGGGCCGGTTCAAGGACTACATCGCCCAGCCCCGCTTCGGCGTGTACCAGTCGCTGCACACCACGGTGATCGGCCCCGAGGGCAAACCGCTGGAGGTGCAGATCCGCACCCACGAGATGCACCGCACCGCCGAGTACGGCATCGCGGCGCACTGGCGGTACAAGGAGGCCAAGGGCCGCAACGGCAGCGGCGGGCAGGCGGCCGTCGAGGTCGACGAGATGGCGTGGATGCGGCAGCTGCTCGACTGGCAGCGGGAGGCCGCCGATCCGGGCGAGTTCCTGGAGTCGCTGCGCTACGACCTGGCGACCAGGGAGATCTTCGTCTTCACCCCGAAGGGTGACGTGATCACGTTGCCGTCGGGCTCGACGCCGGTGGACTTCGCCTACGCGGTGCACACCGAGGTCGGGCACCGCTGCATCGGCGCGCGCGTCAACGGCCGGCTGGTGGCCCTGGAGCGCAAGCTGGAGAACGGTGAGGTCGTCGAGATCTTCACCTCCAAGGCGGAGGGCTCGGGCCCGAGCCGGGACTGGCTGTCGTTCGTGGCCTCGCCGCGGGCCAAGGCCAAGATCAAGCAGTGGTTCGCCAAGGAGCGCCGGGAAGAGGCGATCGAGTCCGGCAAGGAGCTGATCGCCAAGGAGATCCGCCGCCTCGGCCTGCCGGTCCAGCGCCTGGTCTCCGCGGAGACCCTCGGCGCGGTGGCCCGCGAACTGCACTACGTCGACGTCACGGCGCTGTACGCGGCGGTGGGGGAGAAGCAGCTCTCCGCGCAGCACCTGGTGCAGCGGCTGGTGCAGTTCATCGGTGGGCCGGAGCAGGCGGCGGACGAGATCGCGGAGCGGTCGACGCCGTCGACGCTGCGCGGCAAGCGCCGCAGCAGCGGCGACTCGGGCGTGGTGGTCAAGGACGCCGGCGACGTGTGGGCGAAGCTGGCCCGCTGCTGCACGCCGGTGCCCGGCGACGAGATCCTGGGCTTCGTGACCCGCGGTGGCTGGGTCAGCGTGCACCGCACGGACTGCACCAACGCCGACGACCTGCGCCGGACGCCGGAGCGGCTGGTCGACGTGTACTGGGCGCCGTCGGCGTCCTCGGTGTTCCTGGTGGCGATCCAGGTGGAGGCCCTGGACCGGCACCGGCTGCTCTCCGACGTCACCAAGGTGCTGGCCGACGAGCGGGTGAACATCCTGTCCGCCTCGGTGACGACCTCGAAGGACCGGGTGGCGGTCAGCCGCTTCTCGTTCGAGATGGGCGACCCGAAGCACCTGGGCCACGTCCTCAAGGCGGTCCGCAACATCGAAGGCGTCTACGACGTCTACCGCGTCACCTCCGCCGCCTGA
- a CDS encoding peptidylprolyl isomerase, giving the protein MPSNEQRRQAAKRKLERQLERRAVQAKRRRTITIGATIVVVIAVVVGVFYFTRTSDDTAQPETPPQAQPEIQIPTELAPAPQRPTPLADPVSCQYRPEGQASKPVNPPANGEVPSKGTVQATINTNQGAIPLTLDRSLAPCTVNSFVSLAEQGFYNETSCHRIGTTGLQMLQCGDPSGSGSGGPGYSFDDETFPELQYGRGYLAMANSGPNTNGSQFFMVFGEAPLSPDYTVFGTITEEGLKVIDDIARAGDDGAYEPSPGGGKPNKQVNFQNIEIKA; this is encoded by the coding sequence GTGCCCAGCAACGAGCAACGTCGCCAGGCGGCCAAGCGGAAGCTCGAACGCCAGCTGGAGCGGAGGGCGGTGCAGGCCAAGCGACGCCGGACGATCACCATCGGCGCGACGATCGTCGTGGTCATCGCGGTCGTGGTGGGCGTCTTCTACTTCACCCGCACCAGTGACGACACCGCGCAGCCGGAGACGCCGCCGCAAGCGCAGCCGGAGATCCAGATCCCCACCGAGCTCGCGCCCGCGCCGCAGCGGCCGACGCCGCTGGCGGACCCGGTCTCCTGCCAGTACCGGCCGGAGGGCCAGGCCAGCAAGCCGGTGAACCCGCCGGCCAACGGCGAGGTGCCCTCGAAGGGCACCGTGCAGGCGACCATCAACACCAACCAGGGCGCGATCCCGCTGACGCTGGACCGGTCGCTGGCACCGTGCACCGTCAACAGCTTCGTCAGCCTGGCCGAGCAGGGCTTCTACAACGAAACCTCGTGCCACCGGATCGGCACTACCGGGCTGCAGATGCTGCAGTGCGGTGACCCGTCCGGCTCCGGCAGCGGCGGCCCGGGCTACTCCTTCGACGACGAGACCTTCCCCGAGCTGCAGTACGGGCGCGGCTACCTGGCGATGGCCAACTCCGGCCCGAACACCAACGGCAGCCAGTTCTTCATGGTCTTCGGCGAGGCACCGCTGTCCCCGGACTACACGGTCTTCGGCACGATCACCGAAGAAGGCCTGAAGGTCATCGACGACATCGCCCGCGCCGGTGACGACGGCGCATACGAGCCGTCGCCCGGCGGCGGCAAGCCGAACAAGCAGGTCAACTTCCAGAACATCGAGATCAAGGCCTGA
- a CDS encoding MBL fold metallo-hydrolase — protein MLVLGFPVGPLQANCYVLARGEGEPCVVVDPGQDAAEPLRTQLAERRLTPAAVLLTHGHFDHVFSAGEICAEHGVPAHIHPADRHMLADPGSALGPAGRQLFGDGLVMDAPTDVREIAGGDVLELAGLRFEVTHTPGHTGGSVLFGVKTEEGGQLLLSGDTLFAGAIGRTDLPGGDHGRMLESLSTQVLPLDDDVVVLPGHGPTTTIGRERAGNPFLQGLPASDAIS, from the coding sequence GTGCTTGTCCTCGGGTTCCCGGTAGGACCGCTGCAGGCGAACTGCTACGTGCTCGCGCGCGGGGAGGGCGAACCCTGCGTCGTGGTGGATCCCGGCCAGGACGCCGCGGAGCCGCTGCGCACCCAGCTGGCCGAGCGCCGGCTCACCCCGGCCGCGGTGCTGCTCACCCACGGCCACTTCGACCACGTCTTCTCCGCCGGTGAGATCTGCGCCGAGCACGGCGTCCCGGCGCACATCCACCCGGCGGACCGGCACATGCTCGCCGATCCCGGCTCCGCGCTCGGCCCGGCCGGGCGGCAGCTGTTCGGCGACGGCCTGGTGATGGATGCGCCCACCGACGTCCGCGAGATCGCCGGCGGCGACGTGCTGGAGCTGGCCGGCCTGCGCTTCGAGGTCACGCACACGCCGGGCCATACCGGCGGGTCGGTGCTGTTCGGCGTCAAGACCGAGGAGGGCGGGCAGCTGCTGCTGTCCGGCGACACCCTCTTCGCAGGCGCCATCGGACGCACCGATCTGCCCGGCGGCGACCACGGCCGGATGCTCGAGTCGCTGAGCACCCAGGTGCTGCCGCTGGACGACGACGTCGTCGTGCTGCCGGGCCACGGACCGACCACCACCATCGGGCGCGAGCGCGCGGGCAACCCGTTCCTGCAGGGCCTGCCCGCTTCCGACGCCATCTCCTGA
- the hisS gene encoding histidine--tRNA ligase — protein sequence MSTFTAPKGIPEYYPPESADFLAVRDTLADAARRAGYGYIELPLFEETSLFARGVGESTDVVSKEMYTFADRGGRSVTLRPEGTAGVTRSVIEHGLDRGQLPVKLYYSGAFFRYERPQAGRYRQLQQLGVEAIGVDDPALDAEVIAIADEGYRRLGLTGHRIEITSLGDNTCRPAYRAKLQEFLSGLPLDEDTRRRAELNPLRVLDDKRPEVQEMVADAPLMVDHLSAESKEHYEQVKAHLIDLGVQFVENPRLVRGLDYYTKTTFEFVHDGLGAQSGIGGGGRYDGLMAELGGQELSGVGFGLGVDRTLLACRAEGLSVGDPARCDVYCVPMGETAKRRLVATAGGLRAAGVRVDVAYGGKGLKGAMKAADRSGARFALVLGERDIEAGTAQLKELASGEQRAVALENLVDEVRAAVESPR from the coding sequence ATGAGCACGTTCACCGCCCCCAAGGGCATCCCGGAGTACTACCCGCCGGAATCGGCCGACTTCCTGGCGGTTCGCGACACCCTGGCCGACGCCGCCCGCCGCGCCGGCTACGGCTACATCGAGCTGCCGCTGTTCGAGGAGACCTCCCTGTTCGCCCGCGGCGTCGGCGAGTCGACCGACGTCGTGAGCAAGGAGATGTACACCTTCGCCGACCGCGGCGGCCGGTCCGTGACGCTGCGGCCGGAGGGCACCGCGGGCGTGACCCGCTCGGTCATCGAGCACGGCCTGGACCGCGGCCAGCTGCCGGTGAAGCTGTACTACAGCGGCGCGTTCTTCCGCTACGAGCGGCCGCAGGCCGGGCGCTACCGGCAGCTGCAGCAGCTCGGCGTCGAGGCGATCGGCGTCGACGACCCGGCGCTGGACGCCGAGGTCATCGCGATCGCCGACGAGGGCTACCGACGGCTGGGCCTGACCGGCCACCGCATCGAGATCACCTCGCTGGGCGACAACACCTGCCGCCCGGCCTACCGCGCCAAGCTGCAGGAGTTCCTGAGCGGCCTGCCGCTGGACGAGGACACCCGCCGCCGCGCCGAGCTCAACCCGCTGCGGGTGCTCGACGACAAGCGGCCCGAGGTGCAGGAGATGGTCGCCGACGCACCGCTGATGGTCGACCACCTCTCGGCCGAGTCGAAGGAGCACTACGAGCAGGTCAAGGCGCACCTGATCGACCTGGGCGTGCAGTTCGTGGAGAACCCGCGCCTGGTGCGCGGCCTGGACTACTACACGAAGACGACCTTCGAGTTCGTGCACGACGGGCTCGGCGCGCAGTCCGGCATCGGCGGCGGCGGCCGTTACGACGGCCTGATGGCCGAGCTCGGCGGCCAGGAGCTGTCCGGCGTCGGCTTCGGCCTCGGCGTGGACCGCACGCTGCTGGCCTGCCGGGCCGAGGGCCTCTCGGTCGGCGACCCGGCGCGCTGCGACGTCTACTGCGTGCCGATGGGCGAGACGGCCAAGCGCCGGCTGGTCGCGACGGCGGGCGGCCTCCGGGCAGCCGGTGTCCGCGTCGACGTCGCCTACGGCGGCAAGGGCCTCAAGGGCGCGATGAAGGCCGCCGACCGCTCCGGTGCGCGGTTCGCGCTGGTGCTCGGCGAGCGCGACATCGAAGCCGGGACCGCGCAGCTCAAGGAGCTGGCCAGCGGTGAGCAGCGCGCGGTGGCGCTGGAGAACCTGGTGGACGAGGTGCGCGCGGCCGTGGAGTCGCCCAGATGA
- a CDS encoding YibE/F family protein — MTERPPAAEPPSSGEGRRARHRRPDPRPSAPPPAVGHGHGHGPADPASKQVKRVLAIALVPFALAAIIGVLVLYPFGHEQRSGADLGFGQHPVNGEVVSAVAGPCSEGASEQSECVILDVRMQDGPRPGESIEQVVPTDPGSPRFAVGDEVVLSYSGADAQEPSSYQVVDFQRGTPLLVLALVFAGAVLVLGRWQGLAALVALGLSLVVLVGFVLPAVLAGEDPLLVAIVGAGLIMFIALYLTHGFSARTSTAVLGTMLSLALIGALSSLFAAATSLTGLDEDTSSLMGLLGAPIDARGLLLAGVVIGALGVLDDVTVTQTSAVWELRKANPALTWRQLYYSGLQIGRDHVSSAVNTLVLAYAGTALPMLMAYALSGRSFGEIVTSQAVAQEVVRTLVGSIGLVAAVPITTAIAAAVAVREPAENTHRASVADRVGQAAATSAETPTVRRRRRPGV, encoded by the coding sequence GTGACCGAGCGCCCTCCTGCTGCTGAGCCGCCCTCGTCCGGTGAGGGCCGCCGCGCACGCCACCGCCGTCCGGACCCGCGTCCCAGCGCCCCGCCGCCCGCCGTCGGGCACGGTCACGGACACGGGCCGGCCGATCCGGCTTCGAAGCAGGTCAAGCGCGTGCTGGCCATCGCGCTCGTGCCCTTCGCGCTGGCCGCGATCATCGGCGTGCTGGTGCTGTACCCCTTCGGGCACGAGCAGCGCAGCGGTGCCGATCTCGGGTTCGGGCAGCACCCGGTGAACGGCGAGGTCGTCTCCGCCGTCGCCGGGCCGTGCAGCGAAGGCGCATCCGAGCAGAGCGAGTGCGTGATCCTCGACGTGCGGATGCAGGACGGACCGCGACCCGGGGAGAGCATCGAGCAGGTCGTGCCCACCGATCCCGGCAGCCCGCGGTTCGCCGTCGGCGACGAGGTCGTGCTCAGCTACTCCGGGGCCGACGCGCAGGAGCCGTCCTCCTACCAGGTCGTCGACTTCCAGCGCGGCACTCCGCTGCTGGTGCTGGCGCTCGTGTTCGCCGGGGCGGTGCTCGTGCTCGGCAGGTGGCAAGGGCTCGCCGCGCTCGTCGCGCTCGGGTTGAGCCTGGTGGTGCTGGTCGGCTTCGTCCTGCCCGCCGTGCTGGCCGGGGAGGACCCGCTGCTGGTGGCGATCGTCGGCGCCGGGCTGATCATGTTCATCGCGCTCTACCTCACCCACGGCTTCTCCGCGCGGACCTCCACCGCGGTGCTGGGCACCATGCTCAGCCTGGCGCTGATCGGGGCGCTCAGCTCGCTGTTCGCGGCCGCCACCAGCCTCACCGGGCTGGACGAGGACACCTCCAGCCTGATGGGCCTGCTCGGCGCGCCGATCGACGCGCGCGGGCTGCTGCTGGCCGGTGTGGTGATCGGTGCGCTGGGCGTGCTCGACGACGTCACCGTTACCCAGACCAGCGCGGTGTGGGAACTGCGCAAGGCCAACCCGGCGCTGACCTGGCGGCAGCTGTACTACTCCGGGCTGCAGATCGGCCGCGACCACGTGTCCTCGGCGGTGAACACGCTGGTCCTGGCCTACGCGGGCACTGCGCTGCCGATGCTGATGGCCTACGCGCTGTCCGGCCGGAGCTTCGGCGAGATCGTCACCTCGCAGGCCGTGGCGCAGGAGGTGGTGCGCACCCTGGTGGGCAGCATCGGCCTCGTCGCGGCGGTTCCGATCACCACGGCGATCGCCGCCGCGGTGGCCGTCCGGGAGCCCGCGGAGAACACCCACCGGGCGTCGGTGGCCGACCGGGTCGGGCAGGCCGCGGCCACCAGCGCCGAAACTCCCACCGTGCGCCGCAGGCGCCGCCCCGGGGTGTGA
- a CDS encoding peptidase E codes for MPADAPTILATSGGFRRSARLQWEVGPLTRFAVDLAGVTGRAPRVCFLGTACGDDSRLISTFYDNAWREGWTASHLSLFPMPNVEDPREHLLGQDVVWVWGGSVAGLLAMWNLHGLDAAFREAWQAGVVLTGVSAGSICWHTGGTTDSFGPELRPVTDGLGLLPWSNGVHYDSERERRPLFQSLIADGTLPPGYATDDGVGLLYRGTDMVEALSERDGAGAYRVERAPDGTAVETRLDTRRI; via the coding sequence ATGCCCGCAGATGCTCCGACGATCCTCGCCACCTCCGGTGGTTTCCGGCGTTCCGCACGGCTGCAGTGGGAGGTCGGGCCGCTGACGCGGTTCGCCGTCGATCTCGCCGGGGTCACCGGGCGGGCTCCGCGGGTGTGCTTCCTCGGAACCGCCTGCGGCGACGACAGCCGGTTGATCTCGACCTTCTACGACAACGCGTGGCGCGAGGGCTGGACGGCCAGCCACCTCTCGCTGTTCCCGATGCCGAACGTCGAGGATCCGCGCGAGCACCTGCTCGGTCAGGACGTCGTGTGGGTCTGGGGAGGCAGCGTCGCCGGGTTGCTGGCCATGTGGAACCTGCACGGGCTCGACGCCGCTTTCCGCGAGGCGTGGCAGGCCGGTGTCGTCCTCACCGGCGTGTCGGCCGGTTCGATCTGCTGGCACACGGGCGGCACCACCGACTCGTTCGGTCCCGAGCTCCGGCCGGTGACCGATGGGCTCGGTCTGCTGCCGTGGTCCAACGGCGTCCACTACGACAGCGAACGCGAGCGGCGACCGCTGTTCCAGTCGCTCATCGCCGACGGCACCCTGCCTCCCGGATACGCGACCGACGACGGTGTCGGCCTGCTCTACCGCGGTACCGACATGGTCGAAGCCCTCTCCGAGCGCGACGGCGCCGGCGCCTACCGGGTCGAACGCGCTCCTGACGGCACCGCTGTCGAAACCCGCCTGGACACGCGTCGGATCTGA
- a CDS encoding YcxB family protein, translating to MQISLSVSYDEKRLRRTIRFLTRRQLVPVRVLGGVFIVLGIALAVLDPATPFLYPIIGGGLVLLFAVGPIAVASAMRMQSAALKEDARLVLDDEWAQVSYPMVESRFRWAAIDQITETPEVWHAMFGKAQAMTIPKDAMTPQQQAELAAFVARLRA from the coding sequence GTGCAGATCTCCCTCTCGGTGAGCTACGACGAGAAGCGCTTACGGCGCACGATCCGATTCCTGACCCGCCGCCAGCTGGTGCCCGTTCGCGTCCTGGGCGGGGTGTTCATCGTCCTCGGCATCGCCTTGGCCGTGCTCGACCCCGCCACGCCGTTCCTGTACCCGATCATCGGTGGCGGGCTGGTGCTCCTGTTCGCCGTCGGACCGATCGCGGTGGCCTCGGCGATGCGCATGCAGTCAGCCGCCCTCAAGGAGGACGCCCGCCTGGTGCTCGACGACGAGTGGGCACAGGTGTCCTACCCGATGGTCGAGTCCCGCTTCCGGTGGGCCGCCATCGACCAGATCACGGAAACACCCGAGGTCTGGCACGCGATGTTCGGCAAGGCGCAAGCGATGACGATCCCCAAGGACGCGATGACCCCGCAACAACAAGCCGAACTGGCCGCCTTCGTAGCGCGGCTGCGCGCGTAG
- a CDS encoding putative quinol monooxygenase produces the protein MTLIVAGKVYVDPSDRDRFIEGHRNLVEQARRHPGCIDLSISPDPTEAGRVNIFEHWESQETLDAWRAVVPPPAVSIDIEDDQVRKHEISRSGHPFG, from the coding sequence TTGACACTGATCGTCGCTGGAAAGGTATACGTGGATCCGAGCGACAGGGACCGGTTCATCGAGGGCCACCGGAACCTCGTCGAGCAGGCGCGCCGGCACCCTGGTTGCATCGACCTGTCGATCTCGCCCGATCCGACCGAGGCCGGGCGGGTGAACATCTTCGAGCACTGGGAGTCGCAGGAGACGCTGGATGCCTGGCGAGCGGTCGTACCACCGCCCGCCGTCTCCATCGACATCGAGGACGACCAGGTCCGCAAGCACGAGATCTCTCGATCTGGACATCCGTTCGGCTGA
- a CDS encoding Rv2578c family radical SAM protein — translation MRWERQRVVPPKENASAQELPLDLPGDVRGSSEQRPRAGLRLPEPVPIEAGTDDAYAIEIHAKSIINRVPGESQVPFRWTVNPFRGCGHACVYCFARRTHTYLDLDAGHDFDSKIVVKVNAGALLRKELASPRWAGEPIAMGTNTDPYQRAEGRYRLMPEIISALRDRANPFSILTKGTLILRDADLIVQAAGVAPVSVAVSIGSVDERLWRAVEPGAPSPRRRLDVVRRFADAGIGCTVLMAPILPGLSDGPEQIDATVRELVAAGAERIVPLLLHLRPGAREWFRDWLQREHPELVPLYSRLYRNGSYLPKSYQRGVLALVEEAKRRHGVRPPRSPQFRDVTGAAESAAEVEEVRQLSLL, via the coding sequence ATGCGGTGGGAACGTCAGCGGGTGGTGCCTCCGAAGGAGAACGCGAGCGCCCAGGAGCTTCCGTTGGACTTGCCCGGAGATGTCCGTGGTTCGTCGGAGCAGCGTCCACGGGCGGGCCTGCGCCTGCCGGAGCCGGTGCCGATCGAGGCGGGGACCGATGACGCGTACGCGATCGAGATCCACGCGAAGTCGATCATCAACCGGGTGCCGGGGGAGTCGCAGGTGCCGTTCCGGTGGACGGTGAATCCATTCAGAGGATGTGGCCACGCCTGTGTCTATTGCTTCGCGAGGCGGACTCACACCTACTTGGACCTCGATGCCGGGCACGACTTCGACAGCAAGATCGTGGTCAAGGTCAACGCCGGGGCGCTGCTGCGCAAGGAGCTCGCCAGTCCGCGTTGGGCGGGCGAGCCGATCGCGATGGGCACCAACACCGATCCGTACCAGCGGGCCGAGGGGCGCTACCGGCTGATGCCGGAGATCATCTCGGCGCTGCGTGACCGGGCCAACCCGTTCTCGATCCTGACCAAGGGGACGTTGATCCTGCGCGATGCCGATCTCATCGTGCAGGCCGCCGGGGTGGCGCCGGTGTCGGTGGCGGTCTCGATCGGTTCGGTGGACGAGCGGCTCTGGCGGGCCGTCGAGCCGGGTGCGCCTTCGCCGCGCCGACGACTGGACGTGGTGCGGCGGTTCGCCGATGCCGGGATCGGGTGCACCGTGCTGATGGCGCCGATCCTGCCCGGGCTCAGCGATGGTCCCGAGCAGATCGACGCCACGGTGCGGGAGCTGGTCGCCGCCGGGGCCGAGCGGATCGTGCCCCTGCTGCTGCACCTGCGACCGGGGGCGCGGGAGTGGTTCCGCGACTGGTTGCAGCGGGAGCACCCCGAGCTGGTGCCGCTGTACTCCCGGCTGTACCGCAACGGCTCGTACCTGCCGAAGTCCTACCAGCGGGGTGTGCTGGCGCTGGTGGAGGAGGCCAAGCGGCGCCACGGGGTCCGGCCGCCGCGGTCACCGCAGTTCCGCGACGTCACCGGTGCCGCGGAGTCGGCCGCCGAGGTGGAGGAGGTGCGGCAGCTCAGCCTGCTGTGA